The proteins below are encoded in one region of Rana temporaria chromosome 2, aRanTem1.1, whole genome shotgun sequence:
- the MAB21L1 gene encoding putative nucleotidyltransferase MAB21L1: MIAAQAKLVYHLNKYYNEKCQARKAAISKTIREVCKVVSDVLKEVEVQEPRFISSLNEMDNRYEGLEVISPTEFEVVLYLNQMGVFNFVDDGSLPGCAVLKLSDGRKRSMSLWVEFITASGYLSARKIRSRFQTLVAQAVDKCSYRDVVKMVADTSEVKLRIRDRYVVQITPAFKCTGIWPRSAAHWPLPHIPWPGPNRVAEVKSEGFNLLSKECHTLAGKQSSAESDAWVLQFAEAENRLQLGGCRKKCLSLLKTLRDRHLELPGQPLNNYNMKTLISYECEKHPRESDWDEACLGDRLNGILLQLISCLQCRRCPHYFLPTLDLFQGKPHSSLENAAKQTWRLAREILTNPKSLEKL; encoded by the coding sequence ATGATCGCTGCCCAGGCCAAGCTGGTGTACCACCTGAACAAGTACTACAACGAGAAGTGCCAGGCCAGGAAGGCGGCCATCTCGAAGACCATCCGGGAGGTGTGTAAGGTGGTGTCCGATGTGTTGAAGGAGGTGGAGGTCCAGGAGCCCCGCTTTATCAGTTCCCTCAATGAGATGGACAACCGATACGAGGGCCTGGAGGTCATCTCCCCCACCGAGTTCGAGGTGGTCCTCTACCTCAACCAGATGGGGGTCTTCAACTTCGTGGATGACGGCTCGCTGCCGGGCTGTGCGGTGCTGAAGCTGAGCGATGGTCGGAAGAGAAGCATGTCCTTGTGGGTGGAGTTCATCACCGCCTCCGGTTACCTGTCCGCCAGGAAGATCCGCTCCCGTTTCCAGACCTTAGTGGCCCAGGCGGTGGACAAGTGCAGCTACCGGGACGTGGTGAAGATGGTGGCCGACACCAGCGAGGTCAAACTCAGGATCCGGGACCGCTATGTGGTGCAGATCACCCCAGCCTTCAAATGTACCGGCATCTGGCCCCGCAGTGCTGCCCACTGGCCCTTACCCCACATCCCCTGGCCGGGTCCTAACCGGGTGGCAGAGGTCAAGTCGGAGGGCTTCAACCTGCTGTCCAAGGAGTGCCATACCCTGGCCGGTAAGCAGAGCTCGGCGGAGAGCGATGCCTGGGTGCTGCAGTTTGCCGAGGCCGAGAACCGGCTACAACTAGGCGGCTGTAGGAAGAAATGTCTGTCCTTGCTGAAAACCCTCCGGGACCGGCACCTGGAACTGCCCGGGCAACCCCTCAACAACTACAATATGAAGACTCTCATCTCCTACGAGTGTGAAAAGCACCCCCGGGAGTCGGACTGGGACGAGGCGTGCCTAGGGGACCGGCTCAATGGCATCCTCCTCCAACTTATCTCCTGCCTGCAGTGCCGGAGGTGCCCGCACTACTTCCTGCCCACCCTGGACCTCTTCCAGGGCAAACCCCACTCCTCCCTGGAGAACGCCGCCAAGCAGACCTGGAGGCTGGCCCGGGAGATCCTCACCAACCCCAAGAGCCTGGAGAAGCTCTAA